A window of Bacteroidia bacterium genomic DNA:
TCGTTTAATTGCGAAATGGCTCTTTCAACATATTTAATAGTAACAGCCTTCTCGTCGTCGCTGTTGTCGTCAATTGCTCCAATGTATTTTACCACAAAAGCATTGTTCTTATTCTCCAACACAAATACATGCGGGGTTTTTAAAGCACCAAAAGCTTTGGCTACCTCCTGAGTCTCGTCAAACAAATAGGGAAAGGTATACCCCTTTTCTTTTGCCAATTGCTGCATGTTTTCAAAACTATCGTCAGGTTCTACCTTGGGATCATTTGAAC
This region includes:
- a CDS encoding redoxin domain-containing protein gives rise to the protein SNDPKVEPDDSFENMQQLAKEKGYTFPYLFDETQEVAKAFGALKTPHVFVLENKNNAFVVKYIGAIDDNSDDEKAVTIKYVERAISQLNDGANPDPSSTKAIGCTIKWKKVEAKN